CAGCTGGCCCAACGCCGGAAATTCTTTACTACAAATTTGAAGAAGCTGGAACTACAGTGACCAATGAGGCCTCGGCACCACCAGCAGGTACGGCTACGGCAACAATCAATGGAGGCTCATCACAAGGAGCACCAGCAATTTGTGGTGTTGGTGCACTTCAATCAAACTCAACTACAAATGAATCAATGTCTACCGGCTGGAATACAAATTTGGGAACCAGTTCTTGGTCTATTGCCCTTAAAGTAAGAGATATAGGCGCGGGTGTTTTTGGGTATCTAATGGGAGATTTTAATGCAGGTAATTTTAGAGTTTTTGCTAATGGCGCAGCTGGATCTAACAATCTTATACTGAGAGGGCCTCTTAGTGAGGTTCTCGCGGTGAATGGTGCAAATTCTGCAGCAGAAGCTACTACTGTTTTTGTGTATGATAATACTGTACCAGAAATTAGAGCTTATGTAGATGGTGTGCTAGTAAACACCGTTGCACAAGCAGCACTTAATATTAGTGGTACTGATTTTTTTGTAGGTAATCGATCAATTGACGACCAAGGTTTACCAGTAGGCGCTGCCCTTGACGAATTTATGTTTTTTAACAGAGCTATTACAGCGGCAGAGGTTGCAGAAATAACAGCTTGTGCTGCAGCTACTGGTGGAATGGCTCCTGAAATTTTCTGTCCTGCAGATATCGTTGAGAACAATGATCCCGGTGTATGCGGGGGTCAAGTTAACTTCTTAGGAGTAGCACTAGATGACGAAGATGGTAATATATCTGGAGACATTGTAGCAACTCCTTTTGAGAGTGGCGATGTTTTCCCTGTAGGTACAACAACCGTAACGCTTTCTGTTACCGATAGTGATGGTAATACTGCTACGTGCACATTTGACGTTACAATATTAGACAACGAAGCACCAACTATTACATGTCCTGCAGATATTACGCAAACAAACGATGCTGGTGTTTGTGGAGCTAACGTAATCGTACCTGCTCCTACGGTTATGGATAACTGTCCAACAACACCTGCTCCATTAACTATTCCAGGATTTACAACACTAACATCTAACGGAAATAGCACCTATTATTTAAGTGATGCAACTTTTTCTGGTCCTGATGCTTATATTGATGCTGTAGCCAACGGTGGATTTGTAGTAACGATTGAAGATGCTGCAGAAAATTCACTAATCAGAGATGCAGTAGACGATATTGACCCTAACTCTAGATATTTTATTGGCTATAATGATGTTGCTACTGAAGGTACTTTTGAATGGCAAAGTGGATCAACTTCTACGTTTGAAAATTGGGCTCCAGGACAACCAGATGATAACGGACCAGGACAAGATTATGGTGTCGTTAGATTAAATGGAAGATGGGCAGATGTTGGAACAAACGCCAATCGTAAATATGTACTAGAAGTTGTTGCAGGAACACTTGTAAACGATTATAACAGTACGGATGATGCTTCAGATTTCTACCCAGTAGGAACAACTACAGTAACTTGGACCTATACAGATGCTGCTGGTTTAAGCGCTTCTTGTACTATGGACGTTACCGTAACAGATGATGAAGCTCCTGTAATTGCTTGTGAAGGTGCTCCAACAGCAACAACTGCTACAGCTTCTGCAACACCAGGATTAACAATTGATGCAACTTCACCAGTTGTGAGCAGTACAATTTCAGTAACTGATGAGTTTGATATCACAGACCTTAATGTAGACCTTGACATTCCACATGCGTGGGTAGGTGACTTAATTGTAGAACTTACAGGTCCTGACGGAACAAGTGTGGTTATTGTTGACCAACCAGGAGTTCCTGCATCTACCTTTGGATGTGCAGGTGCCGATATCTTAGCAACCATGGACGACGAAGCTACAGACCCTGTAGAAGACGAGTGCGATGCTGGCGTACCTACTATTAATGGTTCGTTTATCCCTAACAACCCACTTGCTGCCTTCGACGGCTTAAGTACAGTAGGAGACTGGACATTAACTGTAACAGATACATTCCCTGCGGGAGATGATGGTGTCTTAGCTGCTTGGGGAATTACCTATGAGTACCTTGCACCAGCAGGACCACCATTCGATGTTGTTTTAGATGCTAATGGTATGGCTACTGTAAATGTAATCGACCTATTGTCTAGTGTAACGGACAACTGTGGTATGGTAACAGCTACAACAGATGTTACTGGTATTGCTCCAGGTTCTATTACTACATTATTTGATAGTAATAATGGAGGTTCTAATGGAGGTGCTGTATACTTTGACATTGCTGTAGATACTGGTGGAGATGTTACCTTAACAGACCTAGACTTAAACACTGAAGAAGGTGGTGCCTTTACTGTAGAGATGTATACCTTAGTTGGTACTTCTGTAGGTAATGAAGGTAACGCTGGAGCGTGGACGCTTGCTGCGACAGGTTCAGGTACTGCTTCAGGAACATTAAACGTTCCGAGTAATGCTGTATTAGATACACAAGTTGTATTAACTGCAGGTACTACATACGGTGTTGCACTTGTAATGGATGCTACTCATGGACATTCTTACTCAGGAACAGGAACAGATCCTTCTCCTGGTATGTTAATGTACTCTAATTCACACATGACGTTAAGCTTAGGTTCAGGTAGTAACGCACCATTTGATGGCGCTCCATTTACACCACGTATTTGGAATGGTACTCTTAACTACTTAGCAAATTCTACAACACCAGTACCAGTTGAAATGATCGACTTAGACTGTAGTGATGTAGGTATTTCTACGTTAGATATCACAGTTACAGATGCTGCTGGAAACACTTCAATGTGTACAGCAACCATCAACGTAATTGATGATACTGCTCCTATCTTAGTTTGTCAAGACTTTACATTAGAGTTAGGTGCAGATGGAACAGCAATGCTTGATCCGTTTGACATGATTGACATGGCAGCTAGTTTTGAGGCTTGTGGCTTCGATACAGCAGCTGTAAACATCGATGACTTTACATGTGCAGATATAGGAACTCCAATTGAAGTAACTGTATTTGTAGCAGATCCAAGTTTAAACTCTGCAGCATGTACTGCTTTTGTAACTGTAGTAGACCTTCTTGGACCTGAAGTTACATGTCCAGGAGATATGACTGTAGATCCAGGTGCTAACAACCAATTATACGAAGTGCCAGATTACTTCGGTGACGGATTAGCAACTGCGGTAGACAACTGTACAGACCCACTTACTATCTTCGCTCAAGATCCTGCTCCTGGTAGCTTGATTCCTGACGGTGTATACACTGTGACGCTTTCGTCTACAGATGAATACGGAAATGTAGGTAGCTGTACTTTTGAACTTACTGTAGAGAGTATCTTAGGTGTGAATGATAACAACCTAGATGCTGGAATCACAATGTACCCGAACCCTGCACAAGGACAGGTTACTATTGCTAACAGCTCAAATATCTTATTAGAGAAAGCAACCATGTATGACGTTAACGGTAAGTTGGTAAACACAACAAACCTTTCTGACATGCAAGGAGAAATCACTATAGATATCTCGA
This Rasiella rasia DNA region includes the following protein-coding sequences:
- a CDS encoding HYR domain-containing protein; translated protein: MKKTIFNVGLFMALLVGTTSVFAQQIMEYQTLSPTAVAERSLAPSINATNSQRMIPTTIYETTHDGANFYNISPTLGSGASEYISMAGTNRAITEIAMFLVDAPISLTPYDVTINVYSDCNTSGLDGSSCDSGPGVLIPGSTQTITVTPTAQVHEVVFNYTGLDVSSEIDNELTISLSTTRNDIGWLVGNSGRTVGSRTVQEDGFGVDIFAVCGQAINNGCAQFFGPVPPNPTAILDLRVVADEVIAAGPTPEILYYKFEEAGTTVTNEASAPPAGTATATINGGSSQGAPAICGVGALQSNSTTNESMSTGWNTNLGTSSWSIALKVRDIGAGVFGYLMGDFNAGNFRVFANGAAGSNNLILRGPLSEVLAVNGANSAAEATTVFVYDNTVPEIRAYVDGVLVNTVAQAALNISGTDFFVGNRSIDDQGLPVGAALDEFMFFNRAITAAEVAEITACAAATGGMAPEIFCPADIVENNDPGVCGGQVNFLGVALDDEDGNISGDIVATPFESGDVFPVGTTTVTLSVTDSDGNTATCTFDVTILDNEAPTITCPADITQTNDAGVCGANVIVPAPTVMDNCPTTPAPLTIPGFTTLTSNGNSTYYLSDATFSGPDAYIDAVANGGFVVTIEDAAENSLIRDAVDDIDPNSRYFIGYNDVATEGTFEWQSGSTSTFENWAPGQPDDNGPGQDYGVVRLNGRWADVGTNANRKYVLEVVAGTLVNDYNSTDDASDFYPVGTTTVTWTYTDAAGLSASCTMDVTVTDDEAPVIACEGAPTATTATASATPGLTIDATSPVVSSTISVTDEFDITDLNVDLDIPHAWVGDLIVELTGPDGTSVVIVDQPGVPASTFGCAGADILATMDDEATDPVEDECDAGVPTINGSFIPNNPLAAFDGLSTVGDWTLTVTDTFPAGDDGVLAAWGITYEYLAPAGPPFDVVLDANGMATVNVIDLLSSVTDNCGMVTATTDVTGIAPGSITTLFDSNNGGSNGGAVYFDIAVDTGGDVTLTDLDLNTEEGGAFTVEMYTLVGTSVGNEGNAGAWTLAATGSGTASGTLNVPSNAVLDTQVVLTAGTTYGVALVMDATHGHSYSGTGTDPSPGMLMYSNSHMTLSLGSGSNAPFDGAPFTPRIWNGTLNYLANSTTPVPVEMIDLDCSDVGISTLDITVTDAAGNTSMCTATINVIDDTAPILVCQDFTLELGADGTAMLDPFDMIDMAASFEACGFDTAAVNIDDFTCADIGTPIEVTVFVADPSLNSAACTAFVTVVDLLGPEVTCPGDMTVDPGANNQLYEVPDYFGDGLATAVDNCTDPLTIFAQDPAPGSLIPDGVYTVTLSSTDEYGNVGSCTFELTVESILGVNDNNLDAGITMYPNPAQGQVTIANSSNILLEKATMYDVNGKLVNTTNLSDMQGEITIDISNLASGVYIVQIEGENASVVKRLIKE